ttaccatttatttttaaacaaaatggttTTCTCTGTGGGGCAGATGTAACCATATTCTGCTCTGTTGAAGAAAATCAAACATTAATTACGAGTTATGGTCcactttaaatattaattttaaagataaagttgAGATGATGGAGATTTACAAATACTTCTCAGGCAAGACTGAGAGCATCTCAGAAATCCattataaacaatataaaaaacATTCAGTGAAATAGTTCTTTGTGAGTTAATGACAGTCACGATAGTCACTATTCAATACTAAATAACATGCAATATCAGCAAGTATAGAAAAGTTGATATTATTCAAATAACAGTTAACACAGGCTTATTAAGTGCCACATACTAGTCTAAGATTATGTCATGTTCATACTCTACAGATATGGAGATGACTTAATTCTCAAATTCTCTATTAAATAGAATTTGGTTATGATGCCCATTTTGTAGAAGACAAAACTAATGCATAGAGAAGATGAGAAACATAGTCAACGTTACAGAGCTGATAAAATACAGTCAGGATTGGAACCTAGGTGCAAAATTCATCCTCTTAATCACTAGACTAAGCCTTTCCTCTTTAGTTTTTAGAATACTTATTAGAAGACGTATATCAAAGAAGCTTATGCAACCCTGTTCTAGAAAtcgagaattttattttattacagcTTCTTTGCCAAAATGACTTAATCAGGCTAATTCTCATTTGACTCATTTTAAAGTGAAGATAACAATGCTATTCAAACAGGATCATCTAGTATTTAGAGGTTCAAGTATAAGAGAGATATGGTTCTGAATCTCAATCCTACCACTTActatatgaccttgagcaaggtaCCTTTCCcagtctcagtctcctcatctttaaaatgaagggCATAATGGGATCTACATCATAATATTGTTTACAGATAGAATAAGATAGCCCATTGAAGCGCTATCTTAGAaatggctcaataaatattagtgtaATAAACACCAGCAGCATCAACAAACTGAACCAAATGCTCTCTTGATTCTTGTACTCACACTAAACAGGGTTTATTtctcttctaattaaaaaaacgATACAatgacagcaacaaaaacaacaaaccaagTCATAAGCAATTAAATCAATTATGTCTTTTGTGGGAAAACCAGAAAGGTTATTGGACACAGTACTTTATATGTCATTAGTTATCCTCTCTGTTCCAAAATGTATGTGTGATAGCATCCTGAGACATCTTGTATAATATAATCATTGTGACTCCAAGAGGTCAAATGGGCAGCCAGTTAATGCATCTCTGTGAAAAGCTCaataattcattttataaatttcagtTCCAAGCCTACGTTGAGGTTAAGAAAAATTGACATTCGGTCTGTGAACTTCATGTCAAGCTCCAGAAAAACTCTGGGCAGTACATGTTTAGCGATTAAGTGGATGCAGACAATAAAGACATTGCCAAATTGTAAAACAAGACTTGGAAATTACAGAAAATGTTGCTAGTTATTGATTACGGTGACCATTCAGTTCCTATTGAGCCACCCAAAAGAATCATTCATTTTCCAGCAGAGAGCCTGCTCATTTGCAAGATAAAAGAGAGACATTTCTGCACATGCCCATAATGTTCTTCACCACTGGGGGCAGCTTTACATAAGACTGCATTCACTGAAACCAAAGCAACAGTCTGAGCGGCTTTCAGAATGACAGTCTGCAGAAGTGAGCTGAGCGTGTGCGCGATACAGGGCTCTCCTGCCTTCTGGGCTCCAACGCAGCTCTGTGGCTGAACTGGGTGCTCGCCACCAGAAATGCTGGGCTATGGAATACAGATGTGGCAGCTCAGGTAGCCTCATGTTGCCTGAAGGAATACATCTTGCTTTCTGATAAGAAGAAATTGtagaagccagtttttttttttttttttttttttttacaccacctcccccccaccaaaaaaaaaaaaaaaaaactgtaaagatGCAAAAACGTAATATCCATGAAGATCCTATTACCTAGGAAGATTTTGATGTTTTGCTGCGAATGCGGTGTTGGGATTTATTTGTTCTTGGAGTGTTCTGCGTGGCTGGCAAAGAATAATGTTCCAAAATCGGTCCATCTCCCAAGGGGTCCAATTTTTCTTCCTGGGTGTCAGCGAGCCCTGACTCACTACAGTGCAGCTGACAGGGGCTGTCACGCAAGTGGCCCCCTAAGCCAAAGCAAAAGACCTAAGGACGACCTTTGAACAATACAAAGGATGGGtatgttttgtcatttttcttcttttcttcttaaaaaaacaaaagcaaaaaaatccaCTAGTCTGTATATTAATTCTGCCTTAATTATTGTAGAGATTACCTTGCTCTGCTCTAAGACTATAAATTCAACTGCTTAGTGAACATGTTTCCTTGcttaactgttaaaaaaaaaaaaaagcctaaagaCAATTCTCTTTAAATGATAAGGAGATGATATTTGATGTTAAATATTGTTCTGtacatttaaatttctaaaaaagaaaatatatgtttatttttgcttgattaaaaaataaattcattcttttttggggggataacTTTTCtaagttgtttttatttccaggtTTCAATGTAATTAGGCTACTGAGCGGATCAGCTGTAGCACTGGTTATAGCCCCCACTGTCTTACTGACAATGCTTTCTTCTGCTGAACGAGGATGCCCTAAGGGCTGTAGGTGTGAAGGCAAAATGGTATATTGTGAATCTCAGAAATTACAGGAGATACCCTCAAGTATATCTGCTGGTTGCTTAGGTTTGTCCCTTCGCTATAACAGCCTTCAAAAACTTAAGTATAATCAATTCAAAGGGCTCAACCAGCTCACCTGGCTGTACCTTGACCATAACCATATCAGCAATATTGATGAGAATGCTTTTAATGGAATACGCAGACTCAAAGAGTTGATTCTGAGTTCCAACAGAATCTCCTATTTTCTCAACAATACCTTCAGACCTGTGACAAATTTACGGAACTTGGATCTGTCCTACAATCAGCTGCATTCTCTGGGATCTGAACAGTTTCGGGGCTTGCGAAAGCTGCTGAGTTTACATCTCCGGTCTAACTCCCTGAGAACCATCCCAGTGCGAATATTCCAAGACTGCCGCAACCTGGAACTTCTGGACCTGGGATACAACCGGATCCGAAGTTTAGCCAGGAATGTCTTTGCTGGTATGATCAGACTCAAAGAACTTCACCTGGAGCACAATCAATTTTCTAAGCTCAATCTGGCCCTTTTTCCAAGGTTGGTGAGCCTTCAGAACCTTTACTTGCAGTGGAATAAAATCAGTGTCATAGGACAGACCATGTCCTGGACCTGGAGCTCATTACAAAGGCTTGATTTATCAGGCAATGAGATCGAAGCTTTTAGTGGACCCAGTGTTTTCCAGTGCGTCCCAAATCTGCAGCGCCTCAACCTGGATTCCAACAAGCTCACATTTATTGGTCAAGAGATTTTGGATTCTTGGATATCCCTCAATGACATCAGTCTTGCCGGGAATATATGGGAATGCAGCAGAAATATTTGTTCCCTGGTAAACTGGCTGAAAAGTTTTAAAGGACTGAGGGAGAATACAATTATCTGTGCCAGTCCCAAAGAGCTGCAAGGAGTAAATGTGATTGATGCAGTGAAGAACTACAGCATCTGTGGCAAAAGTACCACAGAGAGGTTTGATCTGGCCAGGGCGCTCCCCAAGCCAACGTTTAAGCCCAAGCTCCCCAGGCCGAAGCACGAAAGCAaaccccccctgccccccacggTGGGGGCCACGGAGCCTGGCCCCgagactgatgctgacactgagcATATCTCTTTTCATAAAATCATCGCAGGGAGCGTGGCCCTTTTCCTGTCTGTGCTTGTCATCCTGCTCGTCATCTACGTGTCGTGGAAGCGGTATCCTGCCAGCATGAAGCAGCTGCAGCAGCGCTCCCTCATGAGAAGACACAGGAAAAAGAAACGACAGTCCCTAAAGCAAATGACTCCCAGCACCCAGGAATTTTACGTAGATTATAAACCCACCAACACAGAGACCAGCGAGATGCTGCTGAACGGGACGGGACCCTGCACCTATAGCAAATCAGGCTCCAGGGAGTGTGAGGTATGAACCATTGTGATCAAAGCGCTCTTAAAAGCTGGGAAATAAGTGGTGCTTTATTGAACTCTGGGGACTATAAAGGGAACGTGgtacccctctccccacccctctccctctccctctgctgGCAAAGTCCTTCCTTCCCCGTCTGTTTTAGTACATTCATAATACGGGTCATTTTCCTTTCATACATAGTTAACCCATTGAAATTTAGATACCACAATCAATGTGAAGCTTGAATTCTGGTTTAATATAATGCCTATTGTATACAACCTTTTATTGATTCCATTAATGTCACACTTGTTTTAAGATAAAACTTCTTTCATAAGTGATCCCTCACATCTGCTGTTATTCTCCTTCTGGGAGGACCAAATTTACACTTTTAGAAGGTTTGCAGTTCATTGGTAAATCAAGGAAAACCTGAATGATCCCAGGTACTTGGAGCTGAAACAGATTCTAGGAGATGACTTGATTATAGGAACATTTAGGGGCAGTCTTAAAATAACGCCtagcttaaaaagaaaattgcaggaAACTATTGAAAGACCGGTGCTCTGCTAAAGCAGCACCAGAAGCAGTTTTCAGACGTGTTTGAATTACAATAAAGCAAGCCTAAGGAAAACTGTGGAAGGGTTAAATTGTTGCAAGTAGATGACTGCAAAATGTGAGGAGACAGTAAAAACACAAAGTTTAGACTTGAAGCCTTGT
Above is a genomic segment from Dama dama isolate Ldn47 chromosome 15, ASM3311817v1, whole genome shotgun sequence containing:
- the LRRTM3 gene encoding leucine-rich repeat transmembrane neuronal protein 3, whose amino-acid sequence is MGFNVIRLLSGSAVALVIAPTVLLTMLSSAERGCPKGCRCEGKMVYCESQKLQEIPSSISAGCLGLSLRYNSLQKLKYNQFKGLNQLTWLYLDHNHISNIDENAFNGIRRLKELILSSNRISYFLNNTFRPVTNLRNLDLSYNQLHSLGSEQFRGLRKLLSLHLRSNSLRTIPVRIFQDCRNLELLDLGYNRIRSLARNVFAGMIRLKELHLEHNQFSKLNLALFPRLVSLQNLYLQWNKISVIGQTMSWTWSSLQRLDLSGNEIEAFSGPSVFQCVPNLQRLNLDSNKLTFIGQEILDSWISLNDISLAGNIWECSRNICSLVNWLKSFKGLRENTIICASPKELQGVNVIDAVKNYSICGKSTTERFDLARALPKPTFKPKLPRPKHESKPPLPPTVGATEPGPETDADTEHISFHKIIAGSVALFLSVLVILLVIYVSWKRYPASMKQLQQRSLMRRHRKKKRQSLKQMTPSTQEFYVDYKPTNTETSEMLLNGTGPCTYSKSGSRECEIPLSMNVSTFLAYDQPTISYCGVHHELLSHKSFETNAQEDTMETHLETELDLSTITAAGRVSDHKQPLA